The following coding sequences are from one Anolis sagrei isolate rAnoSag1 chromosome 6, rAnoSag1.mat, whole genome shotgun sequence window:
- the LOC137097325 gene encoding caspase recruitment domain-containing protein 8-like, producing MGSFRCCITDLIFDVRAAVTFTYYFDLWSDYLNEEHKKQCDIVGPLLNIQAHPKEAVAAVHFPHFLCLEGKGCPDIYLAHFIEEGMSLEKPDSVGSYHVELKNPVFSPRGVVFK from the exons ATGGGTTCCTTCCGCTGCTGTATTACTGATCTGATATTTGATGTGAGAGCAGCTGTCACCTTCACCTACTACTTTGATTTATGGTCAGACTATCTCAACGAAGAACATAAAAAGCAATGTGATATTGTGGGGCCTTTGCTCAACATCCAGGCACACCCCAAAGAGGCTGTGGCAGCCGTTcactttcctcacttcctttgtCTTGAAG GTAAAGGCTGTCCTGACATCTATCTGGCACATTTTATTGAAGAAGGCatgagcttggagaagccagacTCAGTGGGATCGTATCATGTGGAGTTGAAAAACCCTGTGTTCTCTCCTCGTGGAGTTGTTTTCAAG